A stretch of [Clostridium] scindens DNA encodes these proteins:
- a CDS encoding YitT family protein, whose amino-acid sequence MKRSWKKSLKTLAGVLAGNAILAAAVAAFIVPNGIIMGGATGIGLAISHYLPVDLSLIIFCVNAVLFILGALILGKTFIVTTIISTFVYPAFLSAMQAIPGITRLTDNVMLATIYGGVLLGIGVGLIVRVGASTGGTDILALVLNRWVHVSVAVLLYIVDFLVLSLQAFFSDSEQILYGILALVLNTLILNRVMLMGKSQIQLFVISDKYEEVKRRMLLEVDVGATMVHIETGYGHRQQKGVLCVIPGRKLYLVNEMIQNIDPKAFITISQINGVRGRGFTMERN is encoded by the coding sequence ATGAAGAGGAGTTGGAAGAAGAGCCTGAAGACATTGGCAGGCGTATTGGCAGGAAATGCGATACTGGCAGCAGCCGTGGCCGCCTTCATAGTGCCCAACGGGATCATCATGGGAGGCGCTACCGGCATCGGCCTTGCTATAAGCCATTATCTGCCTGTGGATCTTTCTTTGATCATTTTCTGCGTAAATGCAGTCCTCTTTATCCTGGGGGCTTTGATTCTGGGGAAGACCTTTATTGTCACCACGATCATCAGCACGTTCGTTTATCCTGCATTTCTGTCGGCAATGCAAGCAATTCCAGGAATCACCAGATTGACGGACAATGTCATGCTTGCTACCATATATGGAGGAGTCCTGCTGGGAATTGGCGTGGGTCTGATCGTGCGGGTGGGGGCATCCACAGGAGGAACGGATATTCTGGCGCTGGTGCTGAATCGATGGGTTCATGTATCGGTGGCCGTGCTGCTATACATCGTGGATTTCCTCGTCCTTAGTCTCCAGGCATTCTTCTCGGACTCCGAACAGATCTTGTATGGCATACTTGCGCTGGTGCTCAATACGCTAATCCTGAACCGTGTCATGCTGATGGGAAAATCCCAGATCCAGCTGTTTGTCATATCGGACAAGTACGAAGAAGTCAAACGCCGGATGCTTTTGGAGGTAGACGTAGGAGCCACTATGGTGCACATCGAGACGGGATATGGGCACCGTCAGCAGAAGGGCGTGCTGTGCGTGATTCCCGGGCGAAAACTGTATTTAGTAAATGAAATGATTCAGAATATAGACCCCAAGGCCTTCATAACGATTTCCCAGATCAATGGAGTACGCGGACGGGGATTTACAATGG